One Streptomyces sp. ML-6 genomic region harbors:
- a CDS encoding cytochrome P450 — MTQSPAPVSGCPFSQGRVPLSGPRFQTEPARLYREMRLEHGAVAPVVLDGDVPAWLVLGYRELHQVTADPVLFSRDSDLWNQWDRIPADWPLLPMIGRKQPSILYTVGPRHTERAAMISNALEAVDPFALKRYAEEFADGLIDRFCSTGGTEIIAEYTMLLPALVLAKLYGFSDTVGAALVGSLNDMIDGRERALAGQQHLVSSMVQLLADKHAAPGDDVTSRMLADRGGFTDEEVAQDLMVMMAAGHQPTADWIGNSLRLMLTDDRFAASLSGGRHSVAEAMNEVLWEDTPTQNVAGRWASRDTRLGGRHIQAGDLLLLGIAAANADPQVRTDGSALTGGNNAFLSFGHGEHRCPFPAQETAEVIARTGIEVLLDRLPDIDLAVPAEQLTRRPSPWLRGLTDLPVTFTPTPALGPASAPGPTAATDTGDQR; from the coding sequence GTGACCCAGTCCCCGGCGCCGGTCTCCGGCTGCCCCTTCTCCCAGGGCCGCGTGCCGCTCTCCGGCCCCCGGTTCCAGACCGAACCGGCCCGGCTGTACCGGGAGATGCGCCTCGAGCACGGTGCGGTGGCGCCCGTCGTGCTCGACGGCGACGTCCCCGCCTGGCTGGTGCTCGGCTACCGCGAACTGCACCAGGTCACCGCCGACCCGGTGCTGTTCAGCCGCGACTCCGACCTGTGGAACCAGTGGGACCGCATCCCGGCCGACTGGCCGCTGCTGCCGATGATCGGCCGCAAGCAGCCGTCGATCCTGTACACGGTCGGCCCCCGGCACACCGAACGCGCCGCGATGATCAGCAACGCGCTGGAGGCCGTCGACCCGTTCGCCCTCAAGCGGTACGCGGAGGAGTTCGCCGACGGCCTCATCGACCGGTTCTGCTCCACCGGCGGCACGGAGATCATCGCCGAGTACACGATGCTGCTCCCCGCCCTCGTCCTGGCGAAGCTCTACGGCTTCAGCGACACCGTCGGCGCCGCGCTCGTCGGCTCGCTCAACGACATGATCGACGGCCGGGAACGGGCCCTGGCCGGACAGCAGCACCTCGTCTCGTCCATGGTGCAGCTGCTGGCCGACAAGCACGCCGCGCCCGGCGACGACGTCACCTCGCGGATGCTCGCCGACCGCGGCGGCTTCACCGACGAGGAGGTCGCCCAGGACCTCATGGTCATGATGGCCGCGGGCCACCAGCCGACCGCCGACTGGATCGGCAACTCGCTGCGGCTCATGCTCACCGACGACCGGTTCGCCGCCTCCCTGTCGGGCGGCCGGCACAGCGTCGCCGAGGCCATGAACGAGGTGCTGTGGGAGGACACCCCGACGCAGAACGTCGCGGGCCGCTGGGCCTCCCGCGACACCCGCCTCGGCGGGCGCCACATCCAGGCGGGCGACCTGCTGCTGCTGGGCATCGCCGCCGCCAACGCCGACCCGCAGGTCCGCACCGACGGTTCCGCGCTGACCGGCGGCAACAACGCCTTCCTCTCCTTCGGCCACGGCGAGCACCGCTGCCCGTTCCCGGCCCAGGAGACCGCCGAGGTCATCGCCCGTACCGGCATCGAGGTCCTGCTCGACCGGCTCCCGGACATCGACCTCGCCGTCCCGGCCGAGCAGCTCACCCGGCGGCCGTCCCCGTGGCTGCGGGGGCTGACCGACCTGCCGGTGACGTTCACGCCCACCCCTGCCCTGGGCCCCGCCTCCGCCCCGGGCCCCACCGCGGCCACCGACACCGGAGACCAGAGATGA
- a CDS encoding ATP/GTP-binding protein has product MDSATSDRAALQATADNGLKIVVVGGFGVGKTTMVRSVSEIRPLNTEETMTRAGEAVDHLDGVQSKTSTTVAFDFGRISLDARSVLYLFGAPGQERFWFLWDRLFSGTLGAVVLVDTRRLADSWYAIDRLEHHGTPFIVACNDFGGPLHSEQQIREALDLPADVPLVECDARDRSSSKYVLITLVEYLRTLSQKRLAERSGTPDPASDPAPRPEITPAMTPEPTS; this is encoded by the coding sequence TTGGACTCCGCAACCTCTGACCGTGCCGCCCTGCAGGCGACGGCCGACAACGGACTGAAGATCGTCGTCGTCGGCGGCTTCGGGGTCGGCAAGACCACCATGGTCCGCTCCGTCAGCGAGATCCGTCCGCTGAACACGGAAGAGACCATGACCCGCGCGGGCGAGGCCGTCGACCACCTCGACGGCGTGCAGTCGAAGACGTCCACGACCGTCGCCTTCGACTTCGGCCGCATCTCGCTCGACGCCCGCTCGGTGCTGTACCTCTTCGGCGCACCCGGCCAGGAGCGCTTCTGGTTCCTGTGGGACCGGCTGTTCTCCGGCACCCTCGGCGCCGTCGTGCTCGTCGACACCCGCAGGCTCGCCGACTCCTGGTACGCCATCGACCGCCTGGAGCACCACGGCACGCCGTTCATCGTGGCGTGCAACGACTTCGGCGGGCCGCTCCACAGCGAGCAGCAGATACGGGAGGCGCTCGACCTCCCGGCCGACGTGCCCCTGGTGGAGTGCGACGCCCGGGACCGCTCGTCCAGCAAGTACGTACTGATCACGCTGGTCGAGTACCTGCGCACCCTCTCCCAGAAGAGGCTCGCCGAGCGGTCCGGCACCCCGGACCCCGCCTCGGACCCCGCCCCGCGCCCGGAGATCACCCCGGCGATGACCCCGGAGCCCACCTCGTGA
- a CDS encoding DUF397 domain-containing protein — MSSAPDPRSIRWVKSTYSGGDGGQCVEWAPDHARTTGEFLIRDSKNPSGPHLTLTNEAFTGLVEFAKHHG; from the coding sequence ATGAGCAGCGCGCCCGACCCTCGGTCCATACGGTGGGTCAAGAGCACCTACAGCGGCGGTGACGGGGGGCAGTGCGTCGAGTGGGCGCCCGACCACGCACGCACAACCGGTGAGTTCCTGATCCGCGACAGCAAGAATCCGAGCGGCCCGCACCTGACCCTGACGAATGAGGCGTTCACCGGCCTCGTGGAGTTCGCCAAGCACCACGGGTGA
- a CDS encoding ATP-binding protein, whose protein sequence is MSPSSRPTAAALLISLAVTGALCLWAVVAAPDSVRTTLAWGAGAAAVVLSAAVATAVHARSTANRLRARIASENQRFTGEISRLVSASAAEGQRFTAETARIKSAAAAETARIRSAAEAETARAAAQAAADTQRFTAEIERLTARATRSETERSAALAACANAAGRMQALATSMLADLREMEHRHAAEDVLGDLLHLDHRTAQAGRLADSIAVLTGARSGRRWAKPIVMESILRGAMGRISGYQRVRLHSTSDVAVAGHAAEGVMHALAELLDNAANFSPPTAEVHVYVEEVPAGIVLTVEDSGLVMSEVQLRRAERAVSADVQDLTGLSGTRLGLAVVGRLARKHGLTVSFRPSARGGTGALMMLPQELLTRAPARVPAAAEPVPTTTPAATTTPAATRVPDQAAAPAAVPAPVSEDASAHTSAHTSASTPAPTSVSEEASAHTSANASADTSTNTPADGSETTRSLPRFGESGLPKRRRGHTLAAAEARAHAHANPDGASTPRPRTSDPKEQAARFSSFRQAVRANSPHPEEGNTR, encoded by the coding sequence TTGAGCCCCTCATCCCGGCCGACCGCAGCGGCCCTGCTGATATCGCTGGCCGTCACCGGCGCCCTGTGCCTGTGGGCGGTCGTCGCCGCCCCCGACTCGGTGCGGACCACGCTGGCCTGGGGTGCGGGCGCCGCCGCCGTGGTGCTGTCCGCCGCCGTGGCCACCGCCGTCCACGCCCGCAGCACCGCGAACCGCCTGCGGGCCCGTATCGCCTCGGAGAACCAGCGGTTCACCGGCGAGATCAGCCGCCTCGTGTCCGCCTCCGCGGCCGAGGGGCAGCGGTTCACCGCCGAGACGGCCCGGATCAAGTCCGCCGCCGCGGCCGAGACCGCCCGGATCAGGTCGGCCGCGGAGGCCGAGACCGCCCGCGCCGCGGCCCAGGCCGCCGCCGACACCCAGCGGTTCACCGCCGAGATCGAGCGGCTCACCGCCCGCGCCACCCGCAGCGAGACCGAGCGCTCCGCCGCCCTCGCCGCCTGCGCCAACGCCGCCGGCCGGATGCAGGCCCTGGCCACCAGCATGCTCGCCGACCTGCGCGAGATGGAGCACCGGCACGCGGCCGAGGACGTCCTGGGCGACCTGCTCCACCTGGACCACCGCACCGCCCAGGCGGGCCGGCTCGCCGACTCCATCGCCGTGCTGACCGGCGCCCGCTCCGGGCGGCGCTGGGCGAAGCCGATCGTGATGGAGTCGATCCTGCGCGGCGCGATGGGCCGGATCAGCGGCTACCAGCGGGTGCGGCTCCACTCGACCAGCGACGTCGCCGTCGCCGGTCACGCGGCGGAGGGCGTCATGCACGCGCTCGCCGAGCTCCTCGACAACGCCGCCAACTTCTCGCCGCCCACGGCGGAGGTCCACGTGTACGTCGAGGAGGTCCCGGCCGGCATCGTGCTGACCGTCGAGGACAGCGGCCTGGTCATGAGCGAGGTGCAGCTGCGCCGCGCCGAACGCGCGGTGTCCGCCGACGTCCAGGACCTGACGGGGCTGTCCGGCACCCGGCTCGGCCTCGCCGTCGTCGGCCGGCTGGCCCGCAAGCACGGGCTGACCGTGTCGTTCCGCCCGTCCGCGCGCGGCGGCACCGGCGCCCTGATGATGCTGCCCCAGGAGCTCCTCACCCGCGCCCCCGCGCGGGTCCCGGCAGCCGCCGAACCCGTACCCACCACGACCCCGGCCGCGACCACGACCCCGGCCGCGACCCGGGTCCCGGACCAGGCCGCCGCGCCCGCCGCCGTACCCGCCCCCGTGTCCGAGGACGCTTCCGCGCACACCTCCGCGCACACCTCCGCGAGCACCCCGGCGCCCACCTCCGTATCCGAGGAGGCTTCCGCGCACACCTCCGCGAACGCCTCTGCGGACACCTCCACGAACACCCCCGCGGACGGCTCCGAGACCACCCGCAGCCTCCCCCGGTTCGGCGAGAGCGGGCTGCCCAAGCGCCGCCGCGGCCACACCCTCGCCGCCGCCGAGGCCCGCGCCCACGCCCACGCCAACCCGGACGGGGCGAGTACCCCCCGTCCCCGCACCTCCGACCCCAAGGAACAGGCAGCCCGCTTCAGCAGCTTCCGTCAGGCTGTTCGGGCCAATTCCCCGCACCCGGAAGAAGGCAACACCCGATGA
- a CDS encoding DUF742 domain-containing protein: MTTRPRPRPGRDDDPDRLYTLTGGRSRSDSDAFDLVTLVVSECEPTPGMQSEHVTILRMCQRPTAVVEIAAGLGLPVGIVRIMLSDLLDTGRISARHPRTARVADRLPDPDILEQVLVGLRNL; encoded by the coding sequence ATGACCACCCGCCCCCGTCCCCGGCCCGGCCGGGACGACGACCCGGACCGGCTGTACACCCTCACCGGGGGCCGCAGCCGGTCCGACTCGGACGCGTTCGACCTGGTGACGCTGGTGGTGTCCGAGTGCGAGCCGACCCCCGGCATGCAGTCGGAGCACGTCACGATCCTGCGGATGTGCCAACGGCCCACCGCGGTCGTGGAGATCGCGGCGGGCCTCGGCCTGCCCGTCGGCATCGTCCGGATCATGCTGTCCGATCTGCTGGACACCGGCCGCATCAGCGCCCGCCACCCCCGTACCGCCCGTGTCGCGGACCGGCTCCCCGACCCCGACATCCTGGAACAGGTGCTCGTTGGACTCCGCAACCTCTGA
- a CDS encoding FAD-binding and (Fe-S)-binding domain-containing protein: MAAHRNQTEHPALERALRAELRGEVEFDAAARALTTMDASNYRRVPLGTVAPRDAADVSAALAVCREHGVPVVPRGGGTSIAGQATGTGVVLDLTRHLHRIVALDAPSRTAVVQPGVILDDLRTAAAPHGLTFGPDPSTHGRCTLGGMIGNNSCGAHSVAWGTTADNVHTLTVARYGGDTLRLGRAATTGLPDALRELPAFAAANLALLRTGFPDLPRRISGYALDALLPERGTDLARAFCGSEGTLGVVTEATVRLVEAPAARALAVLGYADESAAAEAAPGLLPHHPLTVEGMAADLVRAPAGLPRGGAWLFVETGGATPAEARAHAERVLRAADALDGTVVTDPAGQRALWRIREDAAGTATRMPDGTEAWPGWEDCAVPPARLGPYLREFRALLAGHGLRGTPYGHFGDGCIHVRIDFDLLSTAGVARFRRFSEDLADLVVAHGGSLSGEHGDGQARAELLPRMYGDELVALFSRYKDIWDPDGGMNPGILARPARLDENLRFEVLPKRPVDVAFGYPHDGGDFSAAVRRCVGVAKCRTPRTTGADVMCPSYRATGEEAHSTRGRARLLHEMLAGEVITDGWRSAEVREALDLCLSCKGCRSDCPVGVDMATYKAEFLHHHYRGRLRPAAHYSMGGLPGWLRPAAPFAPVLNALARVRPLAALAKRLAGIAPERTLPVLPRRPFTRWLARRRGKGTAVISHDRVVTLWPDTFTNHLSPEVGRAAVRVLESTGRTVLLPGRGLVPAGLGPESAGRGLGPGSAGRGLCCGLTYVSTGRLDKARKVMRRTLDRMGPSLGDPLVVLEPSCAATLRTDLPELLPDDPRAAELAASVRTLAQYLEEYAPDWRPPRLDRPVAGQTHCHQHAVLGDAAERRLRERAGLTGELSGGCCGLAGNFGFERGHWDVSVACAEETLLPSVRAAAPDTAFLADGFSCRTQLDQLGGVRARHLAELLAEGLPPEPDAP; this comes from the coding sequence ATGGCCGCACACCGGAATCAAACGGAACACCCCGCACTCGAACGGGCCCTGCGCGCCGAGCTCCGCGGAGAGGTCGAATTCGACGCCGCCGCACGGGCGTTGACGACGATGGACGCCTCCAACTACCGCCGCGTCCCGCTCGGCACCGTCGCCCCGCGCGACGCCGCCGACGTCTCCGCCGCCCTCGCCGTCTGCCGCGAGCACGGGGTCCCCGTGGTGCCGCGCGGCGGCGGAACCTCCATCGCGGGCCAGGCCACCGGCACCGGCGTCGTCCTCGACCTCACCCGCCACCTCCACCGGATCGTCGCGCTGGACGCCCCCTCCCGCACCGCGGTCGTCCAGCCCGGCGTGATCCTGGACGACCTGCGCACCGCCGCCGCCCCGCACGGCCTCACCTTCGGCCCCGACCCCTCCACGCACGGCCGCTGCACCCTCGGCGGCATGATCGGCAACAACTCCTGCGGCGCGCACTCGGTCGCCTGGGGCACCACGGCCGACAACGTGCACACCCTGACCGTGGCCCGCTACGGCGGCGACACCCTGCGCCTGGGCCGGGCCGCGACGACCGGCCTCCCCGACGCGTTGCGCGAACTCCCCGCGTTCGCCGCAGCGAACCTGGCCCTCCTGCGCACCGGCTTCCCCGACCTCCCGCGCCGCATCTCCGGATACGCCCTGGACGCGCTGCTGCCCGAGCGCGGCACCGACCTCGCCCGCGCCTTCTGCGGCAGCGAGGGCACGCTCGGCGTGGTGACGGAGGCGACCGTACGACTGGTCGAGGCACCGGCGGCCCGCGCGCTGGCCGTACTCGGCTACGCCGACGAGTCCGCGGCGGCCGAGGCCGCCCCCGGCCTGCTCCCGCACCACCCGCTCACCGTCGAGGGCATGGCCGCCGACCTCGTCCGCGCACCGGCCGGGCTGCCGCGCGGCGGCGCCTGGCTCTTCGTCGAGACGGGCGGCGCCACCCCGGCCGAGGCCCGCGCGCACGCCGAACGCGTCCTGCGCGCCGCCGACGCCCTGGACGGCACCGTTGTGACCGACCCGGCCGGGCAGCGGGCCCTGTGGCGCATCCGCGAGGACGCGGCCGGCACCGCGACCCGCATGCCGGACGGCACCGAGGCCTGGCCCGGCTGGGAGGACTGCGCCGTACCGCCCGCCCGCCTCGGCCCCTACCTCCGCGAGTTCCGCGCCCTGCTCGCCGGGCACGGCCTGCGCGGCACCCCGTACGGGCACTTCGGCGACGGCTGCATCCACGTCCGGATCGACTTCGACCTGCTGAGCACGGCGGGCGTGGCCCGCTTCCGCCGCTTCTCCGAGGACCTCGCCGACCTGGTCGTCGCCCACGGCGGATCGCTGAGCGGCGAGCACGGCGACGGCCAGGCCCGCGCCGAGCTGCTGCCCCGCATGTACGGGGACGAGCTGGTCGCCCTCTTCTCCCGTTACAAGGACATCTGGGACCCGGACGGCGGCATGAACCCCGGCATCCTCGCCCGCCCCGCCCGGCTCGACGAGAACCTCCGCTTCGAGGTGCTGCCGAAACGCCCCGTGGACGTCGCGTTCGGCTACCCGCACGACGGCGGCGACTTCTCCGCGGCTGTGCGCCGGTGCGTGGGCGTCGCCAAGTGCCGTACGCCCCGCACCACCGGCGCGGACGTGATGTGCCCGTCGTACCGGGCGACCGGCGAGGAGGCCCACTCCACCCGGGGCCGGGCCCGGCTGCTGCACGAGATGCTCGCGGGCGAGGTGATCACGGACGGCTGGCGGTCGGCGGAGGTGCGCGAGGCCCTCGACCTCTGCCTGTCCTGCAAGGGCTGCCGGAGCGACTGCCCGGTGGGCGTCGACATGGCCACGTACAAGGCGGAGTTCCTGCACCACCACTACCGGGGGCGGCTGCGCCCGGCCGCGCACTACTCGATGGGCGGGCTGCCGGGGTGGCTGCGCCCGGCCGCCCCGTTCGCCCCCGTCCTGAACGCCCTGGCCCGGGTCCGCCCCCTGGCGGCCCTGGCCAAACGGCTGGCCGGAATCGCCCCGGAACGCACGCTTCCGGTCCTGCCCCGACGGCCGTTCACGCGGTGGCTCGCACGGCGCCGGGGCAAGGGCACGGCGGTCATCTCCCACGACCGGGTGGTCACCCTCTGGCCCGACACCTTCACCAACCACCTCTCGCCCGAGGTGGGCCGGGCGGCGGTCCGCGTCCTGGAGTCGACGGGCCGCACCGTGCTCCTGCCGGGCCGGGGACTGGTCCCGGCGGGTCTGGGGCCGGAGTCGGCCGGCCGGGGACTGGGCCCGGGATCGGCGGGCCGGGGCCTGTGCTGCGGCCTGACCTACGTGTCCACGGGCCGGCTCGACAAGGCCCGCAAGGTCATGCGCCGCACCCTGGACCGGATGGGGCCGAGCCTCGGCGACCCGCTGGTCGTCCTCGAACCGAGCTGCGCCGCCACCCTCCGCACCGACCTGCCCGAACTCCTCCCCGACGACCCGCGCGCCGCCGAACTCGCCGCCTCCGTGCGGACCTTGGCCCAGTACCTGGAGGAGTACGCCCCGGACTGGCGGCCACCCCGCCTGGACCGCCCGGTCGCCGGCCAGACCCACTGCCACCAGCACGCGGTCCTGGGCGACGCGGCGGAACGCCGACTGCGCGAACGGGCCGGACTGACGGGCGAACTGAGCGGCGGCTGCTGCGGCCTCGCCGGAAACTTCGGCTTCGAACGCGGCCACTGGGACGTCTCGGTGGCCTGCGCGGAGGAGACCCTGCTGCCGTCGGTACGGGCGGCGGCCCCGGACACGGCCTTCCTCGCGGACGGCTTCTCCTGCCGTACGCAGCTGGACCAACTGGGCGGCGTACGGGCCCGGCACCTGGCGGAACTGCTGGCGGAGGGCCTGCCCCCGGAACCGGACGCTCCCTGA
- a CDS encoding helix-turn-helix transcriptional regulator: MIEGADQAQEPANGAVYFGEETKALRAALRLSQEQFADKLHYRQAQVSKVENGSVLASEAFADAMDRVAGTPGVYARLRAKLGKQGHPEWFVPYITLEESASGITDYSCTFLMGLLQTTEYATAVFRAAHPREAEERLKERVGLRIRRQAVIERDAPPLLWVVIHEAVLRACVGGRDVMIGQLEHLIAQMASPHVTVQVLPYRAGAAPSHLPFTLLSSNNAPHAVYTETPTHGGQVDNSPSVVAAAVGMFDRLRMAALSEEDSLTLIRKIMEDHAT, from the coding sequence GTGATCGAAGGGGCCGACCAGGCACAGGAGCCGGCGAACGGCGCCGTGTACTTCGGCGAGGAGACCAAGGCGCTGCGTGCAGCCCTGCGGCTGTCGCAGGAACAGTTCGCGGACAAACTGCACTACCGGCAGGCGCAGGTCAGCAAGGTCGAGAACGGCTCCGTGCTCGCGTCGGAAGCCTTCGCGGACGCCATGGATCGCGTGGCCGGAACGCCTGGCGTGTACGCCCGCCTGCGCGCCAAGCTGGGCAAGCAGGGGCATCCCGAATGGTTCGTGCCGTACATCACCCTTGAGGAATCCGCGAGCGGGATCACGGACTACTCGTGCACGTTCCTCATGGGCCTGTTGCAGACCACGGAGTACGCGACTGCTGTCTTCCGCGCCGCCCACCCGCGCGAGGCGGAGGAACGACTCAAGGAACGCGTGGGGCTGCGCATCAGACGGCAGGCCGTCATAGAGCGCGACGCGCCACCGCTCCTGTGGGTGGTGATTCACGAAGCCGTCCTGCGCGCATGCGTCGGTGGTCGGGACGTCATGATCGGGCAGCTTGAGCACCTGATCGCGCAGATGGCATCGCCCCACGTCACGGTCCAGGTGCTGCCGTACAGGGCAGGTGCCGCACCCAGCCATCTGCCGTTTACGCTGCTCTCGTCGAACAACGCACCTCACGCGGTCTACACCGAGACCCCCACCCATGGTGGTCAGGTGGACAACTCCCCTAGCGTGGTGGCGGCAGCCGTCGGCATGTTCGACCGGCTTCGCATGGCGGCGCTGTCCGAGGAAGATTCACTGACCCTGATTCGCAAGATCATGGAGGATCACGCCACATGA
- a CDS encoding alpha/beta hydrolase: MKTYTLETAGADLVYDVRGPLPTADGRPPLLMIGQPMDAAGFAALAARFPERTVATYDPRGLGRSTRKDGRTDHTPQTQADDVHAVIEALGAGPVEMFASSGGAVTALAVVAQYPADVITLVAHEPPLITLTPDGPAAVRARAGVRDAYEKRGWGAGMAAFVAMTSWEGEFTDAYFAQPEADPAAFGMPTEDDGSRDDPLLSDRSWAVSGYRPDADAIAAAPTRVVIAMGEESVDVQTGRTSVATAELLGRRVTVFPSHHGGFCDGEFGYPGKPDEFAQRLREVLDGAS; the protein is encoded by the coding sequence ATGAAGACCTACACACTCGAAACGGCCGGTGCGGACCTCGTCTACGACGTTCGCGGGCCGTTGCCGACCGCGGACGGGCGTCCGCCGTTGCTGATGATCGGGCAGCCCATGGACGCCGCCGGTTTTGCCGCGCTCGCCGCGCGCTTCCCCGAGCGGACCGTTGCCACCTACGACCCGCGCGGGCTCGGTCGCAGCACTCGCAAGGACGGCCGGACCGACCACACGCCGCAGACCCAGGCCGACGACGTGCACGCCGTCATCGAGGCGCTCGGGGCCGGGCCGGTCGAGATGTTCGCCAGCAGTGGCGGAGCGGTCACCGCGCTCGCGGTCGTGGCGCAGTACCCCGCGGACGTGATCACCCTGGTCGCGCACGAGCCGCCGCTCATCACCCTCACCCCGGACGGCCCGGCGGCCGTGCGGGCGCGGGCGGGGGTCCGGGATGCCTACGAGAAGCGCGGATGGGGGGCCGGGATGGCCGCGTTCGTGGCCATGACCTCGTGGGAGGGAGAGTTCACCGACGCGTACTTCGCCCAGCCGGAGGCCGATCCCGCCGCGTTCGGGATGCCCACGGAGGACGACGGCTCACGCGATGATCCGCTGCTGTCCGACCGGTCATGGGCGGTCAGCGGCTACCGGCCGGACGCCGACGCGATCGCCGCCGCCCCGACCCGGGTCGTGATCGCCATGGGCGAGGAGTCCGTGGACGTGCAGACCGGGCGTACCTCCGTCGCGACCGCCGAACTGCTCGGCCGGCGGGTGACCGTGTTCCCGAGCCACCACGGCGGCTTCTGCGACGGGGAGTTCGGATACCCGGGGAAGCCGGACGAGTTCGCACAGCGGCTGCGCGAGGTCCTCGACGGGGCCTCGTAG
- a CDS encoding MarR family transcriptional regulator, giving the protein MQRPPLESDFAFLPDRERHIAGFIDALPDGAVMDIKSLAKVLPLYGQMAVSSALRALGVAGHLRRVRERSDKGDQGRPVRWVTRTYWSRIARDNEWWNAFLNDETEPAPEPVPVPAPVPQQRTEEPQPARELEPESQPEPQPQPEPQPQPEPQPQPEPEPEPEPEAGSEEQRPSKAYMALARLGRADSRLALSAADCAELEPLAAEWFERGVGAEYLTSALAAGLPDAIGSPFGFVRRRLRDKLPPRMPAFSTRPTQTAPLRRRMVECTECRTPGRPEAFRDGLCKPCRRPDPDPVF; this is encoded by the coding sequence GTGCAACGCCCCCCGCTCGAAAGCGATTTCGCCTTCCTGCCCGACCGCGAACGGCACATCGCCGGCTTCATCGACGCACTGCCCGACGGCGCGGTGATGGACATCAAGTCCCTGGCCAAGGTCCTGCCCCTGTACGGCCAGATGGCCGTCAGCAGCGCGTTACGCGCCCTCGGCGTGGCCGGCCACCTGCGGCGCGTCCGGGAACGCAGCGACAAGGGCGACCAGGGACGCCCGGTCCGTTGGGTCACCCGCACCTACTGGTCACGCATCGCCCGCGACAACGAGTGGTGGAACGCCTTCCTCAACGACGAAACCGAGCCCGCCCCCGAGCCCGTCCCCGTACCGGCGCCGGTCCCGCAACAGCGCACCGAAGAGCCGCAGCCGGCACGGGAGTTGGAGCCAGAATCCCAGCCGGAGCCCCAGCCCCAGCCAGAACCCCAGCCCCAGCCAGAACCCCAGCCGCAGCCGGAACCAGAACCAGAACCGGAGCCGGAAGCGGGGAGCGAGGAGCAGCGGCCTTCGAAGGCATACATGGCCCTGGCCCGCCTGGGCCGCGCGGATTCCCGGCTGGCGCTCTCCGCGGCGGACTGTGCGGAGCTGGAGCCGTTGGCGGCCGAGTGGTTTGAACGGGGCGTGGGTGCCGAGTACCTGACGAGCGCCCTGGCCGCCGGACTCCCCGATGCCATCGGCTCACCCTTCGGCTTCGTACGCCGCCGCCTGCGCGACAAGCTCCCGCCCCGCATGCCCGCCTTCAGCACCCGGCCCACACAGACAGCCCCCCTGCGCCGCAGGATGGTCGAGTGCACCGAATGCCGCACCCCCGGCCGCCCCGAAGCGTTCCGCGACGGCCTGTGCAAACCCTGTCGCCGGCCCGACCCCGACCCCGTTTTCTGA
- a CDS encoding roadblock/LC7 domain-containing protein has translation MTATTDEKLNWLLEGLLERTPGARHALVLSRDGLKLCRTPELSIDQADQLAAISAGIQSLSHGASVEFGDGTGGVRSAMAEFYGGVLFIVEAGDGAHLAVVASEDSDVGLIGHNMSELVEQLGEHLSAPPRSPAVDATAAV, from the coding sequence ATGACCGCGACCACCGACGAGAAGCTCAACTGGCTGCTGGAGGGGCTGCTGGAGCGCACCCCCGGCGCCCGTCACGCCCTCGTCCTGTCCCGGGACGGCCTCAAGCTGTGCCGCACCCCCGAGCTCTCCATCGACCAGGCCGACCAGCTGGCCGCGATCTCCGCCGGCATCCAGAGCCTGTCGCACGGCGCGTCCGTCGAGTTCGGTGACGGCACCGGCGGCGTACGGTCCGCGATGGCCGAGTTCTACGGCGGGGTGCTGTTCATCGTCGAGGCGGGCGACGGCGCCCACCTCGCGGTCGTCGCCTCCGAGGACTCCGACGTCGGCCTCATCGGGCACAACATGAGCGAACTCGTCGAGCAGCTCGGCGAGCACCTCAGCGCCCCGCCGCGCTCCCCCGCCGTCGACGCGACCGCGGCCGTATGA